In Rhizobium sp. EC-SD404, the genomic window CCGCTGGTGGCGATGGCGTTGCCGTGGCTCGGCCATGTGCAGACCCGGGCGCGCGGAACGGTCTGCGGCTCGCTCGCCCATGCCGATCCGAGCGCGGAGCTGCCGCTGTCGCTCATCGCACTTCAGGGAAGCGTGCATCTGCGCACCAAGCGCAAGAAGCGCACTGTCAGTGCCGAAGATTTCTTCCTCGGCATGATGGCGACCGAACTGGCCGAGGGCGAGATGATCGAGGCGGTGTCGTTCCCCGCCCGCGCTGTGGGCACCGGGTACGGCTTCAACGAAATCGGCCGGCGCCACGGCGATTTCGCCATTACGGCTGTGGCTGCAGTGGTGACCGAGCGGGCCGCATCCATCGCCGTGGCCGGCGTCGACGATCGCCCTCGACGTTTCGACGTGCCGTTGCCAAGCGATTCCGGCCTGGACGATGCCCTGAACGAGATCGCCTGGGACCTGAACGCCCGCGACGACATCCACGCCTCGGCCCGCTATCGGCGCGAACTCGTCAGGCGTCTGGGTCGTCGCACCATTGAGGAGGCTGCCGCATGTCTCGCCTGAATGCCCACGAGAAGAAGACCGTTACATTCCACCTCAACGGTCTGCCTGTCAGAGCCGATGCGGAAAGCCGGACGCTTCTGAGCGACTTCATCCGCCATGAGATCGGCATGACCGGCACCCATGTCGGCTGCGAGCACGGCGTCTGCGGAGCGTGCACGATCCAGGTCGATGGCGCACCGGCACGCGCCTGCCTGCTGCTCGCCGTCCAGGCGGAAGGAGCCGACATCCGCACCGTCGAGGCGCTGTCGCCCGGCGAAGGCCAGCTCTCGCCGCTTCAGGCCGCGTTCAAGCGGCACCACGGCCTTCAATGTGGCTTCTGCACGCCCGGCATCCTGATGTCGCTCGATGCGCTGATCAGCGCACGGCCCGACGCCGGACGCGACGAGGTGCGCGACCATCTTTCTGGTCACCTCTGCCGGTGCACCGGATACGTGACGATCGTGGAGGCCGCGCTTTCGGCCCTCGATGAAATCCGGAGGGAGGCCAAGAGCAATGTTTGATCTGGGAACGAGTTTCGTGGCGAGCGTGGATCGCGATCCGCAGGCGCTCGCCATCGTCGATGGCGCCACGCGACTGACCTATGCCGAATGGTATACGCGTATTTCGGCGCTCGTCGCCGGGCTAGACGAGATGGGCCTGACGCGCGGCGACCACGTGCTGACGGCGATGCAGAACCGCTGGGAGAATGCCTCGCTGCACTGGGCCTGTCAGTTCGCCGGCATCATCGTCACGCCACTCAACTGGCGCGTGAAAGCTGACGAGGTCGATCACGGGGTCGAGGATTCCGGTGCCATGGCGGTGTTTTACGAGGAAGTCACCGAAGACGCCGTCGCAACGTCCGCCAAAGCTGCCGGCCTCATCCGCAAGTCCGCCATCGAGCTGGCTGCGCTGATGCAGGGCAAAGCACCACTCGCAGTGCCTCAGGCATCGGCGGAAGACTGGTCGCTGATGCTCTACACGTCCGGCACGACGTCGAAGCCCAAGGGCGTGCCGCGCCGCCATCGTGCCGAACGGGCCGGAGCGCTCGCCCATGTGGCGCAGAACCTCTATCGCCACGGCGAACGCACACTCGGCGTCATGCCGCTCTACCACACGATGGGCGTGCGCTCGCTCATCGCGTCCTCGCTGACCGGCGGCGCCTTCATCTGCCTGCCGCGCTTCGATGCCGGAAAAGCCATCGATCTCATCGAGGCCGAGGCGATCACCAATCTCTATCTCGTCCCCACGCTCTATCACGACGTGATCCATCACGAAGGCTTCTCTCCCGAGCGCGTGAAGTCGGTCACCAAGCTTGGCTATGCGGGTGCCTCGATGACGAACGGGCTTCTGCGCAAGCTCGACGACGCCTTCAAGCCCGAACTGTTCGTGAACCACTACGGCTCGTCCGAGATCTACACGTTCAGCATCGAGCAGAAGGCGGCGGCCAAGCCTGGCTCTGCGGGACGTGCCGGCATCAATCAGATGATCCGTGTCGCCAAACTGAACGCGGCCGATCCCGATGAGCTTGCCGTACCCGGCGAGGAAGGCGAGATCATCGCGCTCGCCAAGAGCGACGAAGCCTTCGAAGGATACTGGAACCGGCCCGACGCAACCGCAAAAGCCTTGCGCAAGGGCTGGTACTTTACCGGCGACACCGGCTTCTTCGACGAAGACGGCGATCTCTTCGTCACGGGCCGTGCCGACGACATGATCATTACCGGCGGCGAAAACGTATCGCCGGTCGAGGTCGAGAGCTGCCTGTCGCTGCATGACAATGTCGCCGAAGTCGCCGTCGTCGGCCTTCCGGATGAACGCTGGGGCAAGATCGTCACCGCCTTCGTCAAGCGGCGCGGCAGCGTGACGGCCGAAGAACTCGACCTGCATTGCAAGACCTCCGGCCTCGCCAATTTTCGTCGACCCCGCCGCATCGTCTTCGTCGAGGACATCCCGAAATCGCCGGTCGGCAAGATCCTGCGCCGCATGCTGGTTGCCGGCGATTACCGCGAAGAACAACGCACTCCCGAACATCAATAAGCACACCGCCTGCTGAGCAGAAGGACTTCCGACATGGCAGAGAAAGCCACTTTCGACGACAAGCGTCTCGCCGACCTCGATGGCTTCACAGTCGTCATCGACGCCGAGCGCCAACGTGCCGACATCACTCTGGACCGGCCGCCCTACAACGTCGTCTCCATGCTGGCACGCGACCAGCTTCGTCTCGTCTTCGAGGCGCTCGATGAGGATGACCGCGTCCGTATCATCGTGGTTACCGGTGCAGGGGAGCACTTCTCCTCGGGTGGCAACATCAAGGGCTTCCTCGAAGCGACTCCCGAGCATGTCTCGAAGCTCGCCTGGAACATCGCGGCGCCTGCACGCTGCTCCAAGCCGGTGATTGCCGCCAATCGCGGCTATTGCTTCGGCGTCGGTTTCGAACTGTCGCTCGCCTGCGACTTCCGCATCGCAACCGACACGACGCGCTATGCGCTGCCGGAGCAGAAGCTCGGCCAGATCCCCGGCTCCGGTGGCTCGGCACGCCTGCAGAAGATGGTCGGCGTCACGCGCACCAAGAACATCGTCATGCGCTCCATGCGCATCACCGGCAAGCAGGCCTACGACTGGGGCATTGCCTCGGATGTCGTCGCCGACGCCGATCTCGAGACCGCAGTCGATGCGCTCGTCGACGAACTGATCGCCTTCTCGCCGATCGCCCAGCGCACGGCCAAGAAGCTCTTGAACGATACCGACGATGCGCTGCTCACCACCGCGATCGAACTGGAAGGCCACAGCTACAGCCGCCTGCGCCAGTCCGATGATTTCCGCGAAGGGGTCAACGCCTTCCACGAAAAACGGGCCGCCGTCTTCGTCGGTCGCTGACGTCAAGGCCGGGCCCCGCGAGGAGGGCCGGCATTTTTTCACCGGGCCGCACCAGGGGACGCGGCCCCCACGGGAGGAATTTTTTCAATGAATACGGAAACAAGACACATCATAGAACCGGCACCCGGCTTTGCCTCCGGACTGCGCGACTTGCCGAAGCATCTGACGGTGAAGTCGTTCAGTGCCGGCCTCGTCGCCGCGATCTTCGGTTGCTCCGGCCCGGCCCTGATCGTGATCGGCGCCGCCAATGACGGCGGCCTGACCAACGGCCAGACCGTCGCTTGGCTGTTCGCCATCTATTTCCTCGGCGGGCTGATCAGCCTGTTCCTGGCATTGCGCTACAAGCAGCCGGTCACCGGCGCCTATTCGATCCCCGGCGCCGCGCTGGTTGCCGGTTCGCTCGCCACCTTCTCCTTCGATCAGGCGGTCGGCGCCTTCATCATGGCCGGTGTGATCGTGTTCATCCTCGGCATTTCCGGCCTGATCGGCAAGGTCATGCGCTGGATCCCCATGCCGATCGTCATGGCAATGATCGCCGGTGCGCTGATGCGCTTTGCGACCGGGGCCGTCGGCTCGCTCGGCACCGCACCGCTGATCGCCGGCGCAGCAATCATCGCCTTCTTCGTGTCGATGCGCATGACGAAGACCATCCCACCCGTGCTTGCGGCACTCGTCGCCGGCCTCATCGCCGCCTTTGCGACCGGTTCTGTCGGTGGCGCCGCGACCGACATTGCCTTCGTCTTCCCGGAATTCACCGCGCCCACCTTCACCTTCGACGCCTTCCTGGCGATTGCCGTGCCGCTGGCACTGCTCGTCATCGGCGCCGAAAATGCGCAGGCGACCGGTGTGCTGATGGCCGAAGGCTACAAGCCGCCGATCAACATGATGACGGTGATCTCGGGTGTCGGGGGCGTGGCGGCAGGCTTGCTTGGTGGCCACAATGCCAACATCGCCGGCCCGATGACGGCGATCTGCTCCTCCGAGCAGGCCGGCGAGAACAAGGAAGGGCGCTATGCTGCGACCGTGGTCAACGGCATTCTATTCGGCTCCTTCGGCATCGTGGCCGGCGCCGCCGTGCCGATCGTCATGTCACTGCCCGGAGCGCTGATCGGAACGGTCGCCGGTCTTGCGATGATCGGCGTGCTTCTTGCCGCGCTTCAGAACGCGTTCGGACGGTCACTCGGCAACCAGACCGGCGCTTTCGTCGCGCTCGCCGTGTCGCTCTCCAACACCACGCTGCTCGGCATCAGCGCTCCGTTCTGGGCCCTCGTCGCCGGTGTCGTCGTCTCTGCGGTTGTCGAACAGCACGCATTGACAGCCTCAAAAGCTGACGGTGTAGCCGGCGTCCGCTGAACCGTCACACACACAAGGCGTCTGGCTTAAATGGGCCAGACGCTCGTCTCTCGCTGACGACCAGTTATTGTCATTGGAAAGAGAACTGGGCTGTGCCGCCGGTGGCTGCACAGCTCATCGACGTTTCAGGACGACGTTTTCCAGAAATTGATCTTACGCTGCCTTGGACCCGTTCTGCATTTTGTCAGCGCCATGACGTTTGAGTGCTAGGGAAAATTGTCGAAACGATTCTGCTGTGCTGTCCTCGTTCACAAACGCCTGCCTGTCTCTGTCGAACGAGCAGGCCGATGCACTCACATATGTCACCGATGCGCGAGGTATCGGCATCGTTGTCGGCCGGGCTTGAACGGGAAAAACCGCGATGCTCGGTGTCACGCGCGACGCCTGGGAGGCATCCGGCTTCGAGGTTCGTAGTGTCGCCCTTTCCGGGATTGCGGCCGAGAACCTTCAGAGTGGATCGGGCATTGCCTCACGCATCATCGCCAGCATGGAGCATGGCTGGGGCGAGGGCATGAATGGCTATTTGCACCGCAGACGGTGGTAGCGACGGGTCGAACTCACCTTTCGGCAGGAGCGGAGGTTGGGCCATGAAACGAGGTCTGGTACCTTGATGCGGTTGTGCGGAATGGACGAGGAAAGGGTGGCAGAGATAAACCGTCCCAGCTTGTCCGGTGGCCAGCCCTTCTTCGCAGTCGGCTGTCGAATTGAAGCCATCAGCGGCCAGTTCGCCAAGCGTAAGACCGCCTTCTCCAGCCGGCAGCAACTGTGTTGCGATGGCGCGGTGCGACCCTTTCCTGATTTTGGTGGGCGCATCCAATTCCCCGACATCGGAGAAAAGGAACAGCATGAGCAGGGCGCGGCCGCTGCTTTTCACATTGACCCGCCACTGCATGAAATCAGGGTTGTCGTTACCAAAGCTAGCATCGACGTGCCATCCCGCATCACCCGGATCGTTTGGCGACGGAAAGCGCACCGGGAAACTGCCCAAACCATTGGGCCTCAACCACTGACCCTCGCCGACCAGCGCATCATACGAACCGTGCAGGACCGGGGTGTTGGCAGCGTCTACAAAAGGCTTGCCCGTCATGAAGCCCAAGCGGATAACAGGCTGCTTCCATGTCTCCGGTGCGTCAGGTGAGAGACCCATTGCCTTCCAAAGCTCGGCACGCCCTTGTGAGGCCAGCTCGCTATCGAAGGCACCTTCGAGCTTGATATATCCATGTTCGATAAAGTGCGCGATCTGAGCCTGGCTCAGACCAGAATGATAGGCTTCCGACATTCAATAAATCTCCCAATGGCCTCCGCGGGGGCAGGCTGACTGATCAAAATAGGCACCTAGGTGCCGCGTCCACTCCAGGTCGTCAGATCAGCGGGAAGAATGTGGACTTAAACATCATCATGCGCGAGTTTTGCAGCTGCGTTTTCCAAGCAAGCAGTTCGGCATTTCGACCTCTAGCCAGAGAGCGATGTCCGCTTTCGTGTCAAATAAGGGGTGTATCGAACGTCCAAAATCGGGTCGGGTTCTGCCGTTGTTAGTCTTCCAAATTGATCGGGCTGAAGCGCAAACTCGGCGTTTCTCAGTGCTGCTTATCGGCGACACGTGATCGGCGGCGAAATCGCACCATCGAGGACAATCGGCGGCTGGCGGGCCGAGAACGATGAAACGGAGAACTACGTCTACGCTATTGCGCTCTGAATTGAGTTGCGAGAATTGCAGGCAAACTTGGCCATCTATCAGAGAGATTTTTTCGCGTCGTTCAACTTGGACCTACTATGCGCTCGGGGCGTGAGGCTGACGGCTGAACCGCGCTTGCTCAGTGAAGCGCATAAGCTAGATCGCCATTTCCCTTGCACAGCATTCATTTTCGAGGTGGATGCCGCGGCAATGAAATGAATTCATTATTATGGACCTTGTGCCTAGCGATGCGTAAGATCACCAGGCAACCGGAACATGTGATGCTGACCGAGCCACAATCGATTTTGAGCCGACCCTCCCTGCATGTTCAGTTGATCGATCATTTGAGACAGATGATCGTGGAGGGCACGCTGGCGCCGGGTCGCAAGATTCCCGAGCGTGAACTTTGCGAGCGTTTCGGTGTGTCGAGGACGCCGTTGCGCGAGGCGCTGAAGGTTTTGGCGTCCGAGGGTCTGGTCCGATTGTTACCAAACCGGGGAGCGATCGTACACGCACTGACGATCGAGGAGCTCCACGAAGTCGCGCCGATCATGGAAGCACTGGAAGGTCTTTGCGGAGAGATTGCCGCAAAGCACGTATCAGATGAAGAGATCGATTCGATCACCGACCTGCATTTGCGCATGGTGTCGCATTTCCGGGCAGGGGAGCTTCAACCCTATTTCGCACTCAACCAGCAGATCCATCAGGCGCTGTTCATCGCGACGCGCAACGAGATGCTGCAGACGCTCTATCGAGGCCTTTCCACGCGCCTGATGGCCGCGCGGTATCACGCCAACATCTCGCCCACCCGTTGGGCAGAAGCCGTGCGGGAGCACGACGAGATACTGGCGGCGTTGAGCAGCCGCGATGCCCAACGATTGGCGGCAATCCTTCGCTCGCATCTCGCGAACACACTCTCGACCGTTGGCGACTGGCTGCGCAACCAGGACCACGAGCAGATCCTGCATCGCGCTTGAAGGCTGATCACCCCCAAATATCCAACTCAGTTGCGACGTTCCACGCGTACTCACTGCTGCGTGTTCCATGCCGTCGAAGCAGGCGCTTGATCGCCAGACGAGCAGGCTGAACCGGTATTTGCCGAATCTTTGCGCATGCCCATGGATTGACCAAGTTCATGCTGCGACGCAAAATGAATTCATAATTCGTTTTGCAGATTACGTTCGTTGCAGCAGCCCAAGAAGGTCTTTCCGTGAGAATTATCGATGCCAGGACGAGCGTGCATGCGCTCGATCTCCGCCTTCCTCTGACCAACACGCCTGCCGGCGACAGCACCCGCGTCATCTGCGAGCTGGAGACGGACGATGGATTCGTGGGTGTCGGCATGAGTGCCCGGTTCCTGCCGCACGCCATCGCTTCGGCCGTCACCAATCATCTCGTCCAGGCGATCAAGGGAATGGATCCGCGCGATCTCGAAGCAATTCACGCGCGGCTGGAGCCGATCGTCAGCGAACGCGGCCGCATGTCGGGCATCAACCTCGCAGCGCTTGCCTGCGTGGATCTGGCCTGTTGGGACATCATCGGTCAGGCGTCGGGGCGCAGCGTCGCCCAGCTTCTCGGCGGTCACAAAACCTACGCCGACGCCTATGTCACCTACGGTTTTCCTGTCTACGACCCCGACCAGCTGGTCGAACTCGGTCGTCAGCTGATGGCCAAGGGGCATACCCGGCTGAAGATGCTGGTCGGTGTCGCGAAGGGCGGTCTGCTCGAAGACGCCATGCGCGTGAAATATGTGCGCGAGGCATTGGGCGACACGCTCATTCTCGCGCTCGACGGCAATGAGAACCCCAGCCTCGAATACGCAACGCAGCTCTGCCGCCTCGTCGAAGACTACAACATCGCCTGGTTCGAGGATCCGATCCGCAACAACGATGCGCGCGATCTGGCCATGCTGCGCAAGCGCACGACCATCCCTCTTTCGGCTGGTCAAATGGACGGCCATTCACGGCAGTTCCGGGAATGGATCGAGCACGATGCGCTCGACATCTTCATGCCCAACAGCATGTACAACGGCGGCATGACCGAGACGCGCCGCGTCGCGCATCTCGCCCAAATCTACAATCGCCCGCTCTCCGACGCTGGTGGCGGCGGCATCTACTGCCTTCACCACGTGGCCGGCTTCCGCAACGGAACGCTCGTCGAGTGCCACCTCGGCGTCGAACAGCTGGAACAGGCGATTTTCACCGATGCACCCGAGCCAATCGATGGCCGGGTCCATGTGCCGGAGCGTCCTGGGTTCGGAGTGACGCTGAACAGAGACGTGCTCAAAGACACGCTCATTCGACCGGAATAAGCGGTCAATTCCAAATAAATAACAGGGGAACAGACATGATCTACAAGACAGCCAGGATACTCGCCGCAACGGCAGCACTTTCTGCTGCCACGCTTGCTTCGCAGCTTGCCTTTGCCGAGCCGTTTGCGCTTCGCATCTCGGGCGAAAACCCGCTTGCCGGCCTCGACATGCAGATGGCGCAGCGTTTCGGGGAAAACCTCGAAACCGCACTCGGCGACGACTTCTCTCACGAGTTTTTCCATACCCAGGCCCTCGGCGACGAGGTCGTGCACATGCAGATGGTTCGTTCGGGCCAGATCGATGTCTATCCGCTCGGTTCGGATGCCGTCCAACTCGATCCCAAATGGGCGATGTTCGACATGCCGTTCCTGATCGGCGACCGCAACGACGTCGCGCGGATGCTCGATGGCGAGGTCGGCGAGGCTCTGCGGGCATCGATGCGCGATGCGGCAGGCCTGGAAGTTCTGGCATTCGGTGAGCTCGGCTTCCGTCAGATCACCAACAATGTCCGCCCCGTGGCGGTCCCGGCCGATCTCGAAGGAGTCCGTTTGCGCGTTCCCGGCAGCGAAACGCGCGTGCTGACGTTCCAGACGTTTGGCGCGTCCCCGGTCAGCATGAATCTCGGCGAGCTTTATCTCGCCCTTCAAAGCGGCACCGTCGACGGTCAGGAAAATCCGCTCGCAGACATCACGGCCCGGTCCTTCGAGGAAGTGCAGGAATTCCTGTCCATCTCGAACCACGTCTATACGCCCGTCACGTTGGTGATGAATGCCGCCAAATACGATGCGCTCACACCCGAACAGCAGGCCGCGGTGAAGGAAGCCGCTCAGGAGGCCGCCGAATACACGCGCCAGCTGGGTACGGAAGCCGACATCAAGCTGCTCGAGGAACTGACCTCATCGGGAGACATCGCCGTCAACGAGATCGACCGTGATGCATTCGTTGAAGCATCTACGCCCGTATGGGAAGCGATCGGCGGCATCGCCGGTCAAGAGTTCGTCGACATGGTCGTCGCCAGCGCACAGCAGTAACGACCGTCGAAGGAATGCCGGTGCCAAAAGGCGCCGGCGATCCCCATGAGTTGGAGCGAACCGATGACGATGCCTATCCTTCACGACGGTCGAGCCTCGGCGGAACCCTTGGTCGAACCGCTGCCGATGGACAGACTGGCCGAGGACATCAACCGCATCGCCCAGGAAACCGACGTCGCTTACCCCGACGATGGAATGCCGGCGCATGATCGGATCATCAACGGCACCGTAGAAGCCATCGGTGTCGCGGTCCTCGTGGCGATCGTCGGCCTGATCTTCCTCAACGCGTCAATGCGTTACCTTCTGGGCGTGACCTACATCTGG contains:
- a CDS encoding GntR family transcriptional regulator; this encodes MRKITRQPEHVMLTEPQSILSRPSLHVQLIDHLRQMIVEGTLAPGRKIPERELCERFGVSRTPLREALKVLASEGLVRLLPNRGAIVHALTIEELHEVAPIMEALEGLCGEIAAKHVSDEEIDSITDLHLRMVSHFRAGELQPYFALNQQIHQALFIATRNEMLQTLYRGLSTRLMAARYHANISPTRWAEAVREHDEILAALSSRDAQRLAAILRSHLANTLSTVGDWLRNQDHEQILHRA
- a CDS encoding enoyl-CoA hydratase-related protein is translated as MAEKATFDDKRLADLDGFTVVIDAERQRADITLDRPPYNVVSMLARDQLRLVFEALDEDDRVRIIVVTGAGEHFSSGGNIKGFLEATPEHVSKLAWNIAAPARCSKPVIAANRGYCFGVGFELSLACDFRIATDTTRYALPEQKLGQIPGSGGSARLQKMVGVTRTKNIVMRSMRITGKQAYDWGIASDVVADADLETAVDALVDELIAFSPIAQRTAKKLLNDTDDALLTTAIELEGHSYSRLRQSDDFREGVNAFHEKRAAVFVGR
- a CDS encoding FAD binding domain-containing protein, which produces MKPAAFDYLQAATLDEALDALQEAGGDARVIAGGQSLVPMLNMRLARPAVLVDIMRIEVLQKIERSGGDILIGAGVRQAKLEAWPDLADRLPLVAMALPWLGHVQTRARGTVCGSLAHADPSAELPLSLIALQGSVHLRTKRKKRTVSAEDFFLGMMATELAEGEMIEAVSFPARAVGTGYGFNEIGRRHGDFAITAVAAVVTERAASIAVAGVDDRPRRFDVPLPSDSGLDDALNEIAWDLNARDDIHASARYRRELVRRLGRRTIEEAAACLA
- a CDS encoding mandelate racemase/muconate lactonizing enzyme family protein yields the protein MRIIDARTSVHALDLRLPLTNTPAGDSTRVICELETDDGFVGVGMSARFLPHAIASAVTNHLVQAIKGMDPRDLEAIHARLEPIVSERGRMSGINLAALACVDLACWDIIGQASGRSVAQLLGGHKTYADAYVTYGFPVYDPDQLVELGRQLMAKGHTRLKMLVGVAKGGLLEDAMRVKYVREALGDTLILALDGNENPSLEYATQLCRLVEDYNIAWFEDPIRNNDARDLAMLRKRTTIPLSAGQMDGHSRQFREWIEHDALDIFMPNSMYNGGMTETRRVAHLAQIYNRPLSDAGGGGIYCLHHVAGFRNGTLVECHLGVEQLEQAIFTDAPEPIDGRVHVPERPGFGVTLNRDVLKDTLIRPE
- a CDS encoding phytanoyl-CoA dioxygenase — protein: MSEAYHSGLSQAQIAHFIEHGYIKLEGAFDSELASQGRAELWKAMGLSPDAPETWKQPVIRLGFMTGKPFVDAANTPVLHGSYDALVGEGQWLRPNGLGSFPVRFPSPNDPGDAGWHVDASFGNDNPDFMQWRVNVKSSGRALLMLFLFSDVGELDAPTKIRKGSHRAIATQLLPAGEGGLTLGELAADGFNSTADCEEGLATGQAGTVYLCHPFLVHSAQPHQGTRPRFMAQPPLLPKGEFDPSLPPSAVQIAIHALAPAMLHAGDDA
- a CDS encoding TRAP transporter substrate-binding protein, whose translation is MIYKTARILAATAALSAATLASQLAFAEPFALRISGENPLAGLDMQMAQRFGENLETALGDDFSHEFFHTQALGDEVVHMQMVRSGQIDVYPLGSDAVQLDPKWAMFDMPFLIGDRNDVARMLDGEVGEALRASMRDAAGLEVLAFGELGFRQITNNVRPVAVPADLEGVRLRVPGSETRVLTFQTFGASPVSMNLGELYLALQSGTVDGQENPLADITARSFEEVQEFLSISNHVYTPVTLVMNAAKYDALTPEQQAAVKEAAQEAAEYTRQLGTEADIKLLEELTSSGDIAVNEIDRDAFVEASTPVWEAIGGIAGQEFVDMVVASAQQ
- a CDS encoding benzoate/H(+) symporter BenE family transporter; this encodes MNTETRHIIEPAPGFASGLRDLPKHLTVKSFSAGLVAAIFGCSGPALIVIGAANDGGLTNGQTVAWLFAIYFLGGLISLFLALRYKQPVTGAYSIPGAALVAGSLATFSFDQAVGAFIMAGVIVFILGISGLIGKVMRWIPMPIVMAMIAGALMRFATGAVGSLGTAPLIAGAAIIAFFVSMRMTKTIPPVLAALVAGLIAAFATGSVGGAATDIAFVFPEFTAPTFTFDAFLAIAVPLALLVIGAENAQATGVLMAEGYKPPINMMTVISGVGGVAAGLLGGHNANIAGPMTAICSSEQAGENKEGRYAATVVNGILFGSFGIVAGAAVPIVMSLPGALIGTVAGLAMIGVLLAALQNAFGRSLGNQTGAFVALAVSLSNTTLLGISAPFWALVAGVVVSAVVEQHALTASKADGVAGVR
- a CDS encoding AMP-binding protein, whose translation is MFDLGTSFVASVDRDPQALAIVDGATRLTYAEWYTRISALVAGLDEMGLTRGDHVLTAMQNRWENASLHWACQFAGIIVTPLNWRVKADEVDHGVEDSGAMAVFYEEVTEDAVATSAKAAGLIRKSAIELAALMQGKAPLAVPQASAEDWSLMLYTSGTTSKPKGVPRRHRAERAGALAHVAQNLYRHGERTLGVMPLYHTMGVRSLIASSLTGGAFICLPRFDAGKAIDLIEAEAITNLYLVPTLYHDVIHHEGFSPERVKSVTKLGYAGASMTNGLLRKLDDAFKPELFVNHYGSSEIYTFSIEQKAAAKPGSAGRAGINQMIRVAKLNAADPDELAVPGEEGEIIALAKSDEAFEGYWNRPDATAKALRKGWYFTGDTGFFDEDGDLFVTGRADDMIITGGENVSPVEVESCLSLHDNVAEVAVVGLPDERWGKIVTAFVKRRGSVTAEELDLHCKTSGLANFRRPRRIVFVEDIPKSPVGKILRRMLVAGDYREEQRTPEHQ
- a CDS encoding (2Fe-2S)-binding protein; translation: MSRLNAHEKKTVTFHLNGLPVRADAESRTLLSDFIRHEIGMTGTHVGCEHGVCGACTIQVDGAPARACLLLAVQAEGADIRTVEALSPGEGQLSPLQAAFKRHHGLQCGFCTPGILMSLDALISARPDAGRDEVRDHLSGHLCRCTGYVTIVEAALSALDEIRREAKSNV